The window TAACACATATCATAATTCTCAACGGCGTACAAGCCATTTAAGCTTGTGTGCTGCAGGCTCACGCTTTGTCCCTTCCGCACAATCTCTGCCACCTCCGCATCCACACATAATTTTAGAGTAGCCCCCATAACGTGCGATATGGGGAGAAGTACTCCATCCAGCGCATTGGCACTTGCTAGTTCCTCTAACCTCTCCAGGGTTATGGAATCTTCTTCCAAGAAAGGCCCCACACTTTTCCTCCGCAGAGAGGAAACATACCCCAAACACCCAAGAGAGATGCCTAAGTCACGCGCAAATGAGCGAATGTATACCCCTCTCCTGCACACGATCAGGAAATTTGCAACGTTTTTTTCTTCATCCACTGACAACAAATCTACGCTAACAATACACACCGACTTGGGAGCCAAGGAAACAGCTTTACCCTTTCTCGCAAGATTATACGCCCGGACTCCCTGCACTCTAACCGCAGAAAATGCCGGAGGCACTTGCTGTATGTCCCCCACAAATTGACCCAGTGCCTCCCTTATGCTACTCGCGCTCGGCCTTAGGCTACTTGTTCCTATAACCTCACCCTCTGCATCATCAGTAGAGCGCTGTGCTCCCCACTGCACCGCAGCCACGTATGACTTCAGCCCATCAACCGCATATTGTACGGTTTTTGTCGCCTCACCCACAGCGATAGGCAGCACTCCAGTTGCTAGAGGGTCTAACGTGCCCGCATGGCCAACTTTGCAATTAAAAATCTTCCTAATCCTCCCGACCACGCCACCAGAACTCATGTACAGAGGCTTATCTATGTTCAGCCATCCATACCTCACCCCTGCACTCTGCAATGATTCCACCAAACTAAGTCCTAACGTCCCATAAGTTAGCAGCCTTTGTAACTCATCGCAGCAAAAACAGGGCGTTGGATGACTTTATTAGCATAAAAAATTTGGACTCAAGGCGTGCTTTTGATTCTATATGTGCTATATAGATGTGTGTACATGTATGTGCCGCCGGGCGTGCGCCGTCACCAGGTTGTGGCTGCGCGGCAGTAGGCGGTGGATTTCCTACTTTGGTGCATTGTTATGGTAAGTCTAGATCTATTGCCTGATGCCCTAAACATGCGGGCGGCAAGTTTTTTCGATCGGTGCGTGCATGCCCTGTCTTGCAGCGGGCTTTTCGCTAGTGACATGGCAATTGACCTGGGCACGGCAAACACTCTAGTATACGTTAAAGGCAGGGGCATAGTGCTAAATGAGCCGTCCGTAGTGGCCATCCTTAAGGAGAGAGGCAATTACGTCCCTTATGCGTTCGGGGCCAAGGCGAAAATGATGTTGGGGAAAACTCCCGGTGGCATCGAAGCGATACGGCCACTGAAGGATGGAGTCATTGCCGATTTTAAAGGCGCCGAGGAAATGATAAAGTTCTTCATCAGAAATGCCAGCAAGCGCAGAACCATCAACAGCCCCACAGTAGTGATATGCGTGCCTTCTGGTTCCACTCCTGTTGAGAGACGCGCCATACAGGATGCGGCCGAAGGTGCGGGAGCGGGAGAGGTTTTTTTGATAGAAGAGCCTATGGCCGCAGCAATCGGTGCTGGCATGCCGGTGACTCAACCAGAGGCATCAATGATCGTTGACGTGGGCGGTGGCACAACCGAAGTGGCGGTTATATCTCTGGGGGGGATAGTATACTCCCGCTCAGTG of the Anaplasma centrale str. Israel genome contains:
- the truB gene encoding tRNA pseudouridine(55) synthase TruB, coding for MQSAGVRYGWLNIDKPLYMSSGGVVGRIRKIFNCKVGHAGTLDPLATGVLPIAVGEATKTVQYAVDGLKSYVAAVQWGAQRSTDDAEGEVIGTSSLRPSASSIREALGQFVGDIQQVPPAFSAVRVQGVRAYNLARKGKAVSLAPKSVCIVSVDLLSVDEEKNVANFLIVCRRGVYIRSFARDLGISLGCLGYVSSLRRKSVGPFLEEDSITLERLEELASANALDGVLLPISHVMGATLKLCVDAEVAEIVRKGQSVSLQHTSLNGLYAVENYDMCYLSQVGGVPVAICKVVNGTARPVRVFDV
- a CDS encoding rod shape-determining protein; this encodes MRAASFFDRCVHALSCSGLFASDMAIDLGTANTLVYVKGRGIVLNEPSVVAILKERGNYVPYAFGAKAKMMLGKTPGGIEAIRPLKDGVIADFKGAEEMIKFFIRNASKRRTINSPTVVICVPSGSTPVERRAIQDAAEGAGAGEVFLIEEPMAAAIGAGMPVTQPEASMIVDVGGGTTEVAVISLGGIVYSRSVRSGGDLMDEAIASYIRKHYNLLVGETTAERIKKSIGSACPPESGDGDTVIVKGRDLTDGVPKEVCLSERQVTESLIEPVGQIVSAVRVALECTPPELSSDIMDKGIMVSGGGGMLKNLDRLLAETTGLPVAVASNPLCCVALGTGKVLEEMDALSHVLFKQD